The stretch of DNA GGTGAACACGCCGATCCAGTCGTTGACCTCGCCGCGCAGGAAACTGACCACCATGTATATCGTGATGCAGTTCATCCCCACCACGGTGAACACGAACGGCCAGCGGCGCAGGTTCCAGACATCGATCAGCAGGTAGAACACTCCCAGGCTGAGCGCGGCCCAGCCGCCGCTGAACACCACCCAGGAGGGGGTCCAGATGCGCTTGACCACCGGGATGAACGGGCTGAGCGCCAGGCCCAGGCTGATCGCCGCGGCGCCGAGGAGCATCAGCACGGCCGCTTTCCTGCGCTCCTCGATCCCACCGCGCAGCAGCTCGCCGGCCATGATCCCCAGGATCACCGTGGCCGTGGAGCCCCAGCAGTTGATCATCGTGTAGCCGCCCGGGTCGGTGTGCCCGAACACCCACTGCTCCACCGCGCTGTGCCAGTTGGCGTTGATCGCGTAGGGCCCGCCCGGTCCCACGCCCGGCCAGAACTGGAACAGGGCCCAGTCGGAGAGCAGGACGAACAGCACCGCGGCGAGTTGGACTTTCCAGCCCCGGCCCAGGACAAAGAAGGCCAGGAAATAGGCCACCGCTATCTGCTGCAGCAC from bacterium encodes:
- a CDS encoding DUF5009 domain-containing protein, encoding MSPELTKQKRLLSLDAYRGLTMFLMVSAGFGLDSLAGSPTWSWLARQVDHVAWEGCVLWDLIQPSFIFIVGVAMPFAFAIRSSRGESRTQLFKHAFWRALLLLLLGVGRICIDQNELVWNMTTVLQQIAVAYFLAFFVLGRGWKVQLAAVLFVLLSDWALFQFWPGVGPGGPYAINANWHSAVEQWVFGHTDPGGYTMINCWGSTATVILGIMAGELLRGGIEERRKAAVLMLLGAAAISLGLALSPFIPVVKRIWTPSWVVFSGGWAALSLGVFYLLIDVWNLRRWPFVFTVVGMNCITIYMVVSFLRGEVNDWIGVFT